A section of the Festucalex cinctus isolate MCC-2025b chromosome 9, RoL_Fcin_1.0, whole genome shotgun sequence genome encodes:
- the lonrf4 gene encoding LON peptidase N-terminal domain and RING finger protein 1 isoform X1 has protein sequence MELLECRLCLFPMWEPVTVACGHTFCRRCAGTYLPSKCPTCNERLKPRETRNAKNNVLLIRVIEKCCPEDAKMKCQLQEKIRAKQYQEALRVANDAIQQVPEDPSLKLYRAEANCGLLRFSDALTDLDYLCCLRPLWTEGYFRKGNILLEMAQQTDSLIQFHHCLKLQADFVPAKNQIKKILEAEGISVPEEVSCIMQVLADYLKASYPITSLSGTQATHPEGLKHPHGDAEGKERRDAYQSSKVNHDSSAECCLSLCQAVSFLPASEDDEEMMARNEDVNGRGASLQCRDKTLSVLTVSDFECPLCIRLFHEPVTTPCGHTFCKNCIERSLDHNLRCPLCKQPLQEYLKNRKYNITVAVLDIMNCLFPSQLAERKQIHDAEMAELSNLTKDIPIFVCTVAYPGVPCPLHIFEPRYRLMMRRCMETGTKKFGMCSYEHGKGFADYGCMLEILSLELLPDGRSYVDSVGSNRFRVLKRGLRDGYHTADIEYLEDIKVEGSELELLQHLHDSVYQQAQDWYQRLGSRMREQINKQYGIMPGVEENIQASSNGPAWCWWLLSVLQLDPAYQTTVLSLSSLKDRLGHLRLILEYFSQS, from the exons ATGGAGCTGTTGGAATGCCGACTCTGCCTCTTCCCGATGTGGGAGCCGGTGACCGTCGCCTGTGGTCACACCTTCTGCAGGAGGTGCGCGGGGACCTACCTTCCGTCAAAATGCCCGACTTGTAATGAGAGGTTAAAACCGAGGGAAACGAGAAACGCCAAGAACAATGTTTTGCTCATCCGTGTGATTGAAAAGTGCTGCCCAGAGGACGCAAAGATGAAGTGCCAGTTGCAGGAGAAGATCCGCGCCAAGCAGTACCAGGAAGCTTTACGCGTCGCCAATGACGCGATACAGCAAG TCCCAGAAGACCCAAGTCTGAAGCTGTACAGAGCTGAAGCAAACTGTGGCCTGCTGCGTTTTTCTGATGCTCTGACGGATCTTGACTACCTTTGCTGTCTTCGGCCTTTATGGACAGAG GGCTACTTTCGTAAAGGGAACATACTATTGGAAATGGCTCAGCAGACAGATTCCCTCATCCAGTTTCATCATTGCCTCAAACTGCAAGCTGACTTTGTTCCTGCTAAGAATCAGATCAAGAAG ATCCTGGAGGCAGAGGGCATCTCAGTGCCAGAGGAAGTCTCCTGCATTATGCAGGTGTTGGCCGATTACTTGAAGGCTTCGTACCCCATTACAAGCCTCAGCGGCACCCAGGCAACACACCCCGAGGGCCTCAAACATCCACATGGCGATGCAGAGGGCAAAGAGAGGAGAGATGCGTACCAG AGCTCTAAAGTGAATCACGACAGCAGCGCTGAGTGCTGCCTCAGCCTCTGCCAAGCTGTCTCCTTCCTGCCTGCCAGTGAAGACGATGAGGAGATGATGGCAAGAAATGAGGATGTGAATGGCAGAG GTGCCAGTTTACAATGCAGAGATAAAACTCTGAGCGTACTCACTGTGTCAGACTTCGAGTGCCCTCTTTGCATCAG gCTGTTTCATGAGCCAGTTACCACTCCATGTGGTCACACCTTCTGTAAAAACTGCATCGAGAGGAGTCTGGACCACAACCTCCGCTGTCCACTCTGCAAGCAGCCGCTACAAGAG TACTTGAAAAATAGGAAGTACAACATCACAGTTGCGGTTCTGGATATCAtgaactgccttttcccctcaCAGTTGGCTGAAAGGAAACAAATACATGACGCGGAGATGGCAGAACTGTCAAA CCTCACAAAGGACATCCCGATATTTGTTTGCACTGTGGCCTACCCCGGTGTGCCATGCCCTTTGCACATCTTTGAGCCTCGATACCGACTGATGATGCGTCGCTGTATGGAGACGGGAACGAAGAAGTTTGGCATGTGCAGTTACGAACATGGCAAAGG ATTTGCAGACTATGGCTGCATGCTGGAGATCCTTAGCTTGGAGCTACTGCCTGATGGCCGTTCCTATGTGGACAGTGTGGGTAGCAACAGGTTCAGAGTCTTAAAACGAGGCCTACGGGATGGCTACCACACTGCTGATATTGAATATCTGGAGGATATTAAG gtggAAGGGAGTGAATTGGAACTCCTGCAGCATCTCCACGACAGTGTCTATCAACAGGCTCAGGACTGGTACCAGCGCCTTGGCAGCCGCATGAGAGAACAGATCAACAAGCAGTATGGCATCATGCCCGGTGTTGAAGAGAACATTCAG GCCTCATCCAACGGTCCAGCTTGGTGCTGGTGGCTGCTATCTGTCCTCCAGCTGGATCCGGCTTATCAAACCACAGTCCTCTCCCTCTCTTCACTTAAAGACCGGCTCGGTCACCTACGCCTCATCCTTGAGTACTTCTCTCAGAGCTAA
- the lonrf4 gene encoding LON peptidase N-terminal domain and RING finger protein 1 isoform X2, which yields MPTLPLPDVGAGDRRLWSHLLQECCPEDAKMKCQLQEKIRAKQYQEALRVANDAIQQVPEDPSLKLYRAEANCGLLRFSDALTDLDYLCCLRPLWTEGYFRKGNILLEMAQQTDSLIQFHHCLKLQADFVPAKNQIKKILEAEGISVPEEVSCIMQVLADYLKASYPITSLSGTQATHPEGLKHPHGDAEGKERRDAYQSSKVNHDSSAECCLSLCQAVSFLPASEDDEEMMARNEDVNGRGASLQCRDKTLSVLTVSDFECPLCIRLFHEPVTTPCGHTFCKNCIERSLDHNLRCPLCKQPLQEYLKNRKYNITVAVLDIMNCLFPSQLAERKQIHDAEMAELSNLTKDIPIFVCTVAYPGVPCPLHIFEPRYRLMMRRCMETGTKKFGMCSYEHGKGFADYGCMLEILSLELLPDGRSYVDSVGSNRFRVLKRGLRDGYHTADIEYLEDIKVEGSELELLQHLHDSVYQQAQDWYQRLGSRMREQINKQYGIMPGVEENIQASSNGPAWCWWLLSVLQLDPAYQTTVLSLSSLKDRLGHLRLILEYFSQS from the exons ATGCCGACTCTGCCTCTTCCCGATGTGGGAGCCGGTGACCGTCGCCTGTGGTCACACCTTCTGCAGGAG TGCTGCCCAGAGGACGCAAAGATGAAGTGCCAGTTGCAGGAGAAGATCCGCGCCAAGCAGTACCAGGAAGCTTTACGCGTCGCCAATGACGCGATACAGCAAG TCCCAGAAGACCCAAGTCTGAAGCTGTACAGAGCTGAAGCAAACTGTGGCCTGCTGCGTTTTTCTGATGCTCTGACGGATCTTGACTACCTTTGCTGTCTTCGGCCTTTATGGACAGAG GGCTACTTTCGTAAAGGGAACATACTATTGGAAATGGCTCAGCAGACAGATTCCCTCATCCAGTTTCATCATTGCCTCAAACTGCAAGCTGACTTTGTTCCTGCTAAGAATCAGATCAAGAAG ATCCTGGAGGCAGAGGGCATCTCAGTGCCAGAGGAAGTCTCCTGCATTATGCAGGTGTTGGCCGATTACTTGAAGGCTTCGTACCCCATTACAAGCCTCAGCGGCACCCAGGCAACACACCCCGAGGGCCTCAAACATCCACATGGCGATGCAGAGGGCAAAGAGAGGAGAGATGCGTACCAG AGCTCTAAAGTGAATCACGACAGCAGCGCTGAGTGCTGCCTCAGCCTCTGCCAAGCTGTCTCCTTCCTGCCTGCCAGTGAAGACGATGAGGAGATGATGGCAAGAAATGAGGATGTGAATGGCAGAG GTGCCAGTTTACAATGCAGAGATAAAACTCTGAGCGTACTCACTGTGTCAGACTTCGAGTGCCCTCTTTGCATCAG gCTGTTTCATGAGCCAGTTACCACTCCATGTGGTCACACCTTCTGTAAAAACTGCATCGAGAGGAGTCTGGACCACAACCTCCGCTGTCCACTCTGCAAGCAGCCGCTACAAGAG TACTTGAAAAATAGGAAGTACAACATCACAGTTGCGGTTCTGGATATCAtgaactgccttttcccctcaCAGTTGGCTGAAAGGAAACAAATACATGACGCGGAGATGGCAGAACTGTCAAA CCTCACAAAGGACATCCCGATATTTGTTTGCACTGTGGCCTACCCCGGTGTGCCATGCCCTTTGCACATCTTTGAGCCTCGATACCGACTGATGATGCGTCGCTGTATGGAGACGGGAACGAAGAAGTTTGGCATGTGCAGTTACGAACATGGCAAAGG ATTTGCAGACTATGGCTGCATGCTGGAGATCCTTAGCTTGGAGCTACTGCCTGATGGCCGTTCCTATGTGGACAGTGTGGGTAGCAACAGGTTCAGAGTCTTAAAACGAGGCCTACGGGATGGCTACCACACTGCTGATATTGAATATCTGGAGGATATTAAG gtggAAGGGAGTGAATTGGAACTCCTGCAGCATCTCCACGACAGTGTCTATCAACAGGCTCAGGACTGGTACCAGCGCCTTGGCAGCCGCATGAGAGAACAGATCAACAAGCAGTATGGCATCATGCCCGGTGTTGAAGAGAACATTCAG GCCTCATCCAACGGTCCAGCTTGGTGCTGGTGGCTGCTATCTGTCCTCCAGCTGGATCCGGCTTATCAAACCACAGTCCTCTCCCTCTCTTCACTTAAAGACCGGCTCGGTCACCTACGCCTCATCCTTGAGTACTTCTCTCAGAGCTAA